One Vitis riparia cultivar Riparia Gloire de Montpellier isolate 1030 chromosome 4, EGFV_Vit.rip_1.0, whole genome shotgun sequence genomic window carries:
- the LOC117912183 gene encoding EG45-like domain containing protein, translated as MAVQLHFSFVSLTALFILSLSSINSLTSAQDSGTATYYTPPYTPSACYGFEDDGVMIAAASDTFWNDGGACGQMYQVTCLSGTNEGTPEPCLGSGSVVVKIVDHCPPGSCRGTIDLSQEAFESIADTDAGVINISYQQI; from the exons ATGGCAGTGCAGTTGCATTTCTCCTTTGTCTCCCTCACTGCATTATTCATCTTGAGTTTGAGCTCCATTAATTCACTGACATCAGCTCAGGATTCAGGAACTGCAACATATTACACCCCTCCATACACAC CTTCTGCTTGCTATGGGTTCGAAGATGATGGAGTGATGATTGCAGCAGCCAGTGACACGTTTTGGAACGATGGTGGCGCTTGCGGTCAGATGTATCAAGTGACCTGCCTGAGTGGAACAAACGAGGGAACTCCAGAACCATGCTTGGGAAGTGGCTCAGTGGTGGTGAAGATTGTGGACCATTGCCCCCCAGGCTCATGTAGGGGTACCATTGACTTGTCACAAGAGGCATTTGAATCCATTGCAGATACTGATGCTGGAGTTATCAACATCTCTTACCAACA GATCTGA
- the LOC117912774 gene encoding serine/arginine-rich splicing factor RSZ22-like isoform X2: MSRVYVGNLDPRVTERELEDEFRVFGVIRSVWVARRPPGYAFIDFDDRRDAQDAIRELDGKNGWRVELSHNSRGGGGGGRGGGRGRSGGSDLKCYECGEPGHFARECRLRGGSGRRRSRSPRYRRSPSYGRRSYSPRGRSPRRRSLSPRGRSYSRSPGYRGREELPYANGNGLRERRRSRS, translated from the exons ATGTCTCGTGTCTATGTGGGAAATTTGGATCCACGAGTTACTGAGCGAGAACTTGAAGATGAGTTTCGTGTTTTTGGAGTTATAAGGAG TGTCTGGGTTGCACGCAGACCACCAGGCTATGCTTTTATCGACTTTGATGACCGTAGAGATGCACAAGATGCAATTCGTGAATTAGATG GTAAAAATGGCTGGAGAGTTGAGCTTTCTCATAACTCTAGAGGTGGGGGTGGTGGTGGTCGTGGAGGAGGTCGTGGTCGATCTGGTGGTTCTGATTTGAAATGCTACGAGTGTGGTGAACCTGGTCACTTTGCCCGTGAATGCCGTTTGCGTGGTGGTTCTGGAAGACGTCGCAGTCGCAGCCCTAGGTACCGCAGGAGCCCAAGTTACGGTCGTAG GAGCTATAGTCCCCGCGGGCGATCCCCTAGACGCCGCAGTTTGTCTCCTCGTGGGCGCAGCTATAGCAGGTCACCAGGATATCGTGGACGTGAGGAATTGCCATATGCCAATGG AAATGGTCTTAGAGAGCGACGCAGAAGCAGAAGCTGA
- the LOC117912508 gene encoding trifunctional UDP-glucose 4,6-dehydratase/UDP-4-keto-6-deoxy-D-glucose 3,5-epimerase/UDP-4-keto-L-rhamnose-reductase RHM1-like encodes MSSGPAPYVPRNILITGAAGFIASHVTNRLVKNHPDYRIVALDKLDYCSNVKNLGPSRSSSNFKFVKGDIVCADLVNHLLVAEDIDTIMHFAAQTHVDNSFGNSFEFTNNNIYGTHVLLEACKVTKRIKRFIHVSTDEVYGETDLDTDIGNPEASQLLPTNPYSATKAGAEMLVMAYHRSYGLPTITTRGNNVYGPNQFPEKLIPKFILLAMKGEQLPIHGDGSNVRSYLYCEDVAEAFEVVLHKGVIGHVYNIGTKKERSVLDVAEDICKLFRLDSKQAINFVHDRPFNDKRYFLDDQKLKKLGWEERTPWEEGVRRTMEWYTKNPGWWGDVSAALHPHPRISMIAFPNDDQCFLQYGCDKDCSKSSGLKFLIYGRTGWIGGLLGKLCKDGGIEFEYGKGRLQDRKTLMEDIRRVQPTHVFNAAGVTGRPNVDWCESHKVETIRTNVVGTLTLADVCKEQGLLMMNFATGCIFEYDEEHPEGSGVGFKEEDKPNFIGSFYSKTKAMVEELLREYENVCTLRVRMPISSDLSNPRNFITKIARYNKVVNIPNSMTVLDELLPISIEMAKRNCRGIWNFTNPGVVSHNEILEMYRDYIDPGFEWVNFNLEEQAKVIVAPRSNNELDASKLKKEFSELLSIKESIIKYVFEPNKKS; translated from the exons ATGTCGTCTGGACCTGCTCCATATGTTCCGAGAAACATTCTTATAACTGGCGCTGCTGGTTTCATCGCTTCCCATGTCACTAATCGTCTGGTCAAGAACCATCCAGACTACAGGATTGTGGCCCTTGACAAGCTTGATTACTGCTCCAATGTCAAGAATCTGGGACCCTCGCGCTCATCCTCAAACTTCAAGTTTGTTAAGGGCGATATTGTGTGTGCTGATCTTGTTAACCATCTCTTGGTTGCGGAGGATATTGACACTATAATGCACTTTGCTGCCCAAACCCATGTGGATAATTCATTTGGGAACTCGTTTGAATTcactaataataatatctaTGGCACCCATGTGCTCCTTGAAGCCTGCAAGGTCACTAAGCGAATCAAGAGATTCATCCATGTCAGTACTGATGAAGTTTATGGGGAGACTGACTTGGATACTGACATTGGAAACCCTGAGGCTTCTCAGCTCCTTCCGACTAATCCTTATTCTGCTACCAAGGCTGGAGCTGAAATGCTGGTCATGGCCTACCACCGCTCTTATGGCCTCCCAACAATCACAACACGAGGGAACAATGTCTATGGCCCCAACCAATTCCCAGAAAAACTTATCCCCAAGTTCATTCTTCTGGCCATGAAAGGGGAGCAGTTGCCTATTCATGGCGATGGATCAAATGTCAGAAGCTATCTGTATTGTGAAGATGTTGCAGAGGCATTTGAAGTAGTGCTGCATAAAGGGGTGATTGGGCATGTGTACAATATCGGCACCAAGAAGGAGAGGAGTGTTCTAGATGTGGCTGAGGACATTTGCAAGCTGTTTCGGTTGGATTCGAAACAGGCTATAAATTTTGTCCATGACAGGCCTTTTAATGACAAGAGATACTTCTTGGATGACCAAAAGCTCAAGAAGCTTGGATGGGAGGAAAGAACTCCATGGGAGGAAGGGGTGAGGAGGACAATGGAGTGGTATACTAAAAACCCTGGCTGGTGGGGTGATGTTAGCGCAGCCCTTCACCCCCACCCTCGAATCTCAATGATAGCTTTTCCCAATGATGACCAGTGTTTCTTGCAGTATGGGTGCGACAAAGACTGCAGTAAGAGTTCGGGTTTGAAGTTCTTGATATATGGGAGGACTGGTTGGATAGGGGGCCTGTTGGGAAAACTTTGCAAGGATGGTGGAATCGAATTCGAGTACGGGAAAGGAAGACTGCAAGATAGGAAAACACTCATGGAGGATATAAGGAGGGTACAGCCGACCCATGTTTTCAATGCTGCCGGTGTGACTGGGAGGCCTAATGTTGACTGGTGCGAATCTCACAAGGTTGAGACCATAAGGACTAATGTGGTGGGTACCTTAACATTGGCAGATGTCTGCAAGGAGCAGGGTCTCTTGATGATGAATTTTGCAACTGGCTGCATATTTGAGTATGATGAGGAGCATCCAGAAGGGTCAGGAGTTGGATTCAAGGAAGAAGATAAGCCCAATTTCATAGGTTCCTTCTACTCCAAAACCAAGGCCATG GTGGAAGAGCTCCTAAGAGAGTATGAGAATGTATGCACTCTTAGAGTCCGGATGCCAATATCATCAGACCTCAGCAACCCCAGGAACTTCATAACAAAGATCGCTCGATACAACAAAGTGGTTAACATCCCCAACAGCATGACAGTACTAGATGAGCTcctacctatatcgatcgagaTGGCCAAGAGGAACTGTCGAGGAATATGGAATTTCACCAACCCAGGGGTAGTGAGCCACAATGAAATCCTAGAGATGTACAGGGATTACATAGACCCTGGATTCGAATGGGTGAACTTCAACTTGGAAGAACAAGCCAAGGTTATAGTTGCACCAAGGAGTAATAATGAGTTGGATGCTTCCAAGCTCAAGAAAGAATTCTCTGAACTCTTGTCAATCAAAGAGTCAATCATCAAGTATGTCTTCGAACCCAACAAGAAAAGTTGA
- the LOC117912774 gene encoding serine/arginine-rich splicing factor RSZ22-like isoform X1, whose protein sequence is MSRVYVGNLDPRVTERELEDEFRVFGVIRSVWVARRPPGYAFIDFDDRRDAQDAIRELDGKNGWRVELSHNSRGGGGGGRGGGRGRSGGSDLKCYECGEPGHFARECRLRGGSGRRRSRSPRYRRSPSYGRSRSYSPRGRSPRRRSLSPRGRSYSRSPGYRGREELPYANGNGLRERRRSRS, encoded by the exons ATGTCTCGTGTCTATGTGGGAAATTTGGATCCACGAGTTACTGAGCGAGAACTTGAAGATGAGTTTCGTGTTTTTGGAGTTATAAGGAG TGTCTGGGTTGCACGCAGACCACCAGGCTATGCTTTTATCGACTTTGATGACCGTAGAGATGCACAAGATGCAATTCGTGAATTAGATG GTAAAAATGGCTGGAGAGTTGAGCTTTCTCATAACTCTAGAGGTGGGGGTGGTGGTGGTCGTGGAGGAGGTCGTGGTCGATCTGGTGGTTCTGATTTGAAATGCTACGAGTGTGGTGAACCTGGTCACTTTGCCCGTGAATGCCGTTTGCGTGGTGGTTCTGGAAGACGTCGCAGTCGCAGCCCTAGGTACCGCAGGAGCCCAAGTTACGGTCGTAG CAGGAGCTATAGTCCCCGCGGGCGATCCCCTAGACGCCGCAGTTTGTCTCCTCGTGGGCGCAGCTATAGCAGGTCACCAGGATATCGTGGACGTGAGGAATTGCCATATGCCAATGG AAATGGTCTTAGAGAGCGACGCAGAAGCAGAAGCTGA